Proteins co-encoded in one Acidobacteriota bacterium genomic window:
- a CDS encoding helix-turn-helix transcriptional regulator, giving the protein MEEQILDFQEHLLEHLDEDWTVEMMAKKTGISLSHFPVAFKRVLKNSPAAWLKEKRLEKAIHLIEITYDHIDQIGIHVGIPDPSHFARDFKKKFRLTPTQYRSLFHKRHRHKSENGQE; this is encoded by the coding sequence GTGGAAGAACAAATTTTAGATTTTCAGGAACACTTGCTCGAACATTTGGATGAAGATTGGACGGTAGAGATGATGGCTAAAAAGACTGGTATCTCGCTGTCTCATTTCCCCGTAGCCTTCAAAAGGGTTCTCAAAAACTCGCCAGCGGCCTGGCTAAAAGAAAAGCGTCTGGAAAAAGCAATACATCTCATCGAAATAACGTACGACCACATCGACCAGATCGGCATCCACGTCGGGATACCTGACCCCAGTCATTTTGCCCGCGACTTCAAGAAGAAATTCCGCCTTACGCCGACTCAATACCGCAGCCTTTTCCATAAAAGACACCGCCACAAAAGCGAAAATGGACAGGAATGA
- a CDS encoding M61 family metallopeptidase, translating to MFKSTIVLVLLAAFLFAMNQETPAQKKPAQKPTPAPVVKAVPPEISYTVSMSKPWTHLLEVEMKVKWAQMPEKAELKMPVWTPGSYLIREYARHVQNFSAKDASGNELTWAKSNKNTWAIDTKGAKEIVAKYLVYSNELTVRTNEVNDEHAFWNNSAALFFVKDHLAAPSTVKVNPYGNWRVATGLPPVEGQANTFRAENYDVLYDSPFEVSDFKEYKFDVQGKSHRFVITGEGNYDLKKLAVDTAKIVEESYKIFGELAYDNYTFIVNTRGGGGLEHLNSTALQTNRFGFKPDARYKGFLGLVAHEYFHNFNVKRIRPDALGPFDYENENYTKLLWVAEGGTEYYSNLLLVRAGLISDKEFLRQRAAGIQALQNRPGRLETSVESASFDAWIKYYRPDENAVNNQISYYDKGEIVNMMLDMAIRASSGGAKSLDDVMRHLYTEFFKKGKNYTPADYQKSCETMAGKSLDDFFAKYVRGVAEIDYNAFANPFGLNLNMKTPNASKAYIGADTAEANGVLSIRSISAGTPAYDQGLNTGDQIVAIDGYRASTQFMTSYLNEKKPNDKVKLTIFRFDKLRDIDFKLGNDKRQEYDFSVISGATEEQKKLYKQYLNGDL from the coding sequence ATGTTCAAATCCACGATTGTTCTTGTTCTGCTTGCCGCATTTTTATTTGCTATGAATCAGGAAACACCTGCTCAAAAAAAGCCGGCTCAAAAGCCGACGCCGGCGCCTGTTGTTAAGGCGGTTCCGCCTGAGATCAGCTATACGGTCTCGATGTCCAAGCCCTGGACCCATCTGCTCGAGGTTGAGATGAAGGTCAAATGGGCACAAATGCCTGAGAAAGCCGAGCTGAAAATGCCGGTCTGGACGCCGGGCAGCTACCTGATCCGGGAATATGCACGTCACGTGCAGAATTTCTCGGCCAAAGATGCCTCGGGCAACGAGCTCACGTGGGCAAAATCGAACAAAAATACCTGGGCTATCGATACCAAGGGCGCAAAGGAAATAGTTGCGAAGTACCTTGTTTATTCGAATGAATTGACCGTTCGAACCAACGAGGTGAATGATGAACACGCCTTTTGGAATAACTCAGCAGCATTGTTCTTTGTAAAAGATCATTTGGCTGCTCCATCGACGGTAAAGGTTAACCCGTACGGTAATTGGCGGGTCGCAACAGGCCTTCCGCCGGTCGAAGGCCAGGCAAATACGTTCAGGGCAGAAAACTACGATGTTCTTTATGATTCGCCATTTGAGGTTAGTGATTTCAAGGAATACAAGTTCGATGTTCAGGGAAAATCGCACCGGTTTGTCATCACCGGCGAGGGCAATTATGATCTGAAAAAGCTGGCTGTAGACACGGCCAAGATCGTTGAGGAGAGCTATAAGATATTTGGCGAGCTGGCTTATGACAATTATACGTTCATTGTAAATACACGCGGCGGTGGTGGTTTGGAGCATTTGAACTCAACTGCTCTTCAGACGAACCGATTCGGATTCAAGCCCGACGCCCGCTACAAGGGCTTTCTGGGCCTCGTTGCACATGAATATTTTCACAATTTCAACGTCAAGCGCATCCGCCCCGATGCTCTCGGGCCTTTCGATTACGAGAACGAGAACTACACCAAGCTTCTCTGGGTCGCCGAGGGTGGAACTGAGTACTATTCGAATCTGCTTCTCGTCCGTGCCGGGCTTATCTCAGATAAGGAGTTCCTACGTCAGCGAGCGGCTGGGATCCAGGCACTGCAGAATCGGCCGGGCCGGCTCGAGACCAGCGTGGAATCCGCAAGTTTCGATGCGTGGATCAAGTATTACCGGCCTGATGAGAACGCGGTCAACAACCAGATCTCTTACTACGACAAGGGCGAGATCGTAAATATGATGCTCGATATGGCGATCCGGGCCTCGTCGGGCGGTGCGAAATCGCTGGACGATGTGATGCGGCATCTCTATACGGAATTCTTCAAGAAAGGCAAGAACTATACGCCCGCCGATTATCAGAAGTCATGTGAAACGATGGCGGGAAAGAGTCTCGATGATTTCTTTGCGAAATACGTTCGCGGCGTTGCTGAGATCGATTACAACGCGTTCGCTAACCCATTCGGGCTCAATCTGAACATGAAGACGCCGAACGCTTCCAAGGCCTATATCGGTGCCGACACCGCCGAAGCCAACGGAGTTCTCAGCATCCGCTCGATCTCGGCCGGAACGCCGGCTTACGATCAGGGCCTCAACACCGGTGACCAGATCGTGGCGATCGACGGCTATCGGGCGAGTACTCAGTTCATGACAAGCTATCTGAATGAAAAGAAGCCGAACGACAAGGTCAAGCTCACGATCTTCCGGTTCGACAAGCTGCGCGATATCGATTTCAAATTGGGAAATGATAAGAGACAGGAATATGATTTCTCTGTCATTTCCGGCGCTACCGAAGAGCAGAAGAAACTCTACAAACAGTACCTGAACGGTGACCTCTAA
- a CDS encoding Uma2 family endonuclease, producing MGLPKLKTKLSVEDYLEGEKVSPIRHEFVDGEVYAMAGGSDNHNRIVGEIVTTLSMHLRGSKCEPFFGDIKVRVTSKVYYYPDVLVSCEETPDDPYFRNNPILIIEVTSPSTKKIDRREKLLFYQQMPSVQEYVVVDQHKMNVEVHRRQPNGGWITYYFNEKSDIVELASVDLTIPLPDLYRRVQFDKNARRDEDDD from the coding sequence ATGGGTTTGCCAAAACTAAAGACCAAGCTCAGCGTTGAGGACTATCTCGAAGGAGAGAAGGTAAGTCCGATAAGACATGAGTTTGTTGATGGCGAAGTCTACGCGATGGCGGGTGGTAGTGACAATCATAACCGAATAGTAGGTGAGATAGTCACAACGCTTTCGATGCATCTTCGCGGGTCAAAGTGCGAGCCCTTTTTCGGCGATATCAAAGTTAGAGTTACAAGCAAGGTTTACTATTACCCTGATGTATTGGTTTCTTGTGAGGAAACCCCGGACGATCCATACTTTCGAAACAACCCAATACTCATCATTGAGGTAACCTCGCCTTCGACCAAAAAGATCGATCGCCGCGAAAAGCTTCTTTTCTACCAGCAGATGCCGAGCGTTCAGGAATATGTGGTTGTCGACCAGCACAAGATGAACGTTGAGGTCCATCGCCGTCAGCCAAATGGCGGTTGGATAACTTATTATTTCAATGAAAAGAGCGATATTGTCGAGCTAGCCTCAGTCGATCTAACCATTCCCCTTCCGGATCTTTACCGCCGGGTTCAGTTTGATAAAAATGCAAGACGAGACGAAGACGACGACTAA
- a CDS encoding MFS transporter, with protein sequence MQDETKTTTNEKFFTAPLIIIFVTIFVDLIGFGMVIPILPYYANTDPYNATPLQIGFLVATYSLMQFFFSPILGRLSDRYGRRPVLFISILGSAAGYFVIGFAGTLLLVFVGRIIGGITGGNISTAQAYIADVTSKENRAKGMGLFGAAFGLGFVFGPAGAGILSKYGVHVPFFFAAALSLVNAIVLYFILPESLTPEKRAEAPKRKNRFLEIFESFAHKEFREINIVYFLLVTAFSIMTYAFVLYTAFRFGFTAEQNGYLFAFIGIIAIIAQGVLFNRLVQKFGESTLVVAGCLMMVASLFLVPIVGPGYGGVTVLLLGTALLAFGNSLASPGLTSLASKTASEKDQGRTLGIMQSGASLARVIGPVLGGLLLNNSLNLVDDSTLYRTFWTASGIMFVAFLVALYFARTANEKMIA encoded by the coding sequence ATGCAAGACGAGACGAAGACGACGACTAACGAAAAATTCTTCACCGCCCCACTTATAATCATTTTCGTTACGATCTTTGTTGATCTGATCGGATTTGGAATGGTGATCCCGATCCTGCCGTACTACGCGAATACCGACCCGTACAATGCGACACCTTTACAGATCGGGTTTCTGGTCGCGACCTATTCACTAATGCAGTTTTTCTTTTCGCCGATCCTGGGCCGATTATCTGATCGGTACGGACGGCGCCCCGTGCTGTTTATTAGCATTTTGGGTTCGGCGGCCGGTTATTTTGTCATAGGTTTTGCAGGCACATTGCTCCTTGTATTTGTTGGCCGGATCATTGGCGGGATAACAGGCGGGAATATCTCGACCGCCCAGGCCTACATCGCTGACGTTACATCGAAGGAAAATCGGGCAAAAGGAATGGGGCTCTTCGGTGCGGCATTTGGGCTAGGGTTTGTTTTCGGGCCTGCGGGTGCGGGGATCCTCAGCAAATATGGCGTCCACGTACCATTTTTCTTCGCCGCCGCGCTGTCGCTCGTTAACGCAATAGTTCTCTATTTTATTCTTCCCGAATCGCTAACCCCCGAAAAGCGGGCTGAGGCACCAAAACGGAAGAATCGCTTCCTGGAGATATTCGAATCGTTTGCCCACAAGGAGTTTAGAGAGATCAATATCGTCTACTTCCTGCTTGTCACCGCGTTCTCGATCATGACCTATGCTTTTGTACTCTACACGGCATTTCGGTTCGGCTTTACGGCGGAGCAGAATGGTTATTTATTCGCCTTTATCGGGATAATCGCAATTATTGCTCAGGGCGTTCTATTCAATCGCCTGGTACAAAAATTCGGCGAGTCTACATTGGTTGTTGCGGGGTGTTTGATGATGGTGGCGAGCCTTTTCTTGGTTCCGATCGTGGGGCCCGGATATGGAGGAGTTACAGTTCTTTTGCTCGGAACCGCGCTGCTCGCATTTGGAAATTCCCTGGCATCGCCGGGCCTGACAAGTCTTGCGTCAAAAACGGCTTCTGAAAAAGATCAAGGCCGAACGCTCGGGATCATGCAGTCCGGAGCATCTCTGGCCCGCGTGATCGGGCCGGTTCTCGGCGGCCTGCTTCTGAATAATTCGCTGAATCTGGTTGATGATTCCACGCTGTACCGCACATTCTGGACGGCTTCAGGGATCATGTTCGTGGCTTTTCTGGTTGCTCTGTATTTTGCGAGAACCGCAAATGAAAAGATGATCGCTTAG
- a CDS encoding PAS domain S-box protein has protein sequence MWGTIAAIFPVVVMQLITRFGVQIPEDNFSAAITTLPLALIPLSFGHSVVRYRLMDVDVVVRRALVYAMTTVAIAMMIGAVALGLVFLAVGNNLSPTEITLRALIAIVAMGAIVLLSEPLKKFLQERADRFFYGERYDLRRSLLDFGRTLSATTALDPLLDGLAQRLRQVLDVQKVAIFIEDDQSPENYRLAKSVGLSEEYKIPNDFRTMIRQKSAAKGVVRADEFDAPEFDITLADVNGNGHSKAVIRQELHYFVPCLAGGQMIAVIGLGRATDGSLLSSEDLDILKTVSGYIAVAIENSRLYGQQKQHTEELALLKEFNESIVESVNVGLLAVDEDGRIIRCNSPFEQMMGLDRDQVVGRVVEDIFDQSFALNLENILGKSRWHLTEIRNAYKLHTYDKGGKSLILNVAVAPLRSVSNQQTGAIIVLENVSSRVKLEETLQQSEKLSSIGLLAAGVAHEVNTPLTGVSSYTQMLLGMIPETDPKHALLQKMQRQTDRASNIVGNLLNFSRTGNAEEFGEIQINKLLNDTLQLLEPQLRKSSIEIVKEYSEDLPMISGSGGKLQQVFTNLILNARDAMFENGTIRLRTFAGNDYGVVIEVIDNGQGIPTANLKKVFDPFFTTKGVGNGTGLGLAVSYGIVQEHNGAIEAFSAEGEGTTFRLIFPAAKDAIKQRAVS, from the coding sequence ATGTGGGGAACGATCGCGGCCATATTTCCAGTCGTCGTAATGCAACTGATCACGCGGTTCGGGGTCCAAATACCGGAAGATAATTTCAGCGCAGCGATCACAACGCTGCCGCTCGCTCTGATACCGTTAAGTTTTGGCCATTCGGTCGTTCGCTATCGGCTGATGGATGTCGATGTCGTTGTTCGGCGGGCTCTCGTTTACGCGATGACAACGGTCGCAATCGCCATGATGATCGGAGCAGTTGCTCTCGGATTGGTTTTCCTTGCGGTCGGCAACAATCTCTCGCCTACCGAGATCACGCTTCGAGCCCTGATCGCGATCGTGGCAATGGGAGCGATCGTGCTGCTCAGCGAGCCGCTTAAGAAATTTCTGCAGGAACGTGCTGATCGCTTTTTCTACGGCGAGCGTTACGATCTGCGGCGCAGCCTTCTCGATTTTGGCAGAACGTTGTCAGCAACTACTGCTCTTGATCCTTTGCTCGACGGGCTCGCTCAGCGGCTGCGGCAGGTTCTGGATGTGCAAAAGGTCGCGATCTTTATCGAGGATGACCAGTCACCTGAAAATTATCGCCTGGCGAAATCGGTGGGCTTAAGTGAGGAATATAAGATCCCAAACGATTTTCGCACGATGATCCGCCAAAAATCGGCGGCCAAGGGTGTTGTTCGAGCAGACGAATTTGATGCACCAGAATTCGACATTACGCTGGCAGACGTAAATGGAAATGGCCACAGTAAAGCCGTTATTCGGCAGGAGCTTCATTACTTTGTCCCGTGCTTAGCGGGCGGACAAATGATAGCCGTTATCGGCCTGGGACGAGCGACGGACGGCTCGCTGCTTTCTTCAGAAGATCTCGATATCCTTAAAACCGTCTCAGGATACATCGCCGTTGCAATCGAAAACAGCCGTCTTTACGGCCAGCAAAAACAACATACTGAGGAACTCGCCCTTCTCAAGGAATTTAACGAGTCGATCGTAGAATCGGTCAACGTCGGCCTGCTTGCGGTTGACGAAGACGGCCGAATCATTCGATGCAACTCGCCATTCGAGCAGATGATGGGCCTCGATCGCGATCAGGTTGTGGGCCGCGTTGTTGAAGATATTTTTGACCAAAGTTTTGCTTTGAATCTCGAAAACATCCTCGGCAAATCTCGGTGGCACTTAACGGAGATCCGTAACGCTTACAAGCTGCATACCTACGACAAGGGCGGCAAATCGCTCATTCTAAACGTCGCCGTCGCTCCGCTCCGATCAGTTTCAAACCAACAAACTGGAGCCATCATCGTCCTGGAAAACGTCTCGTCACGTGTAAAGCTTGAAGAAACACTACAGCAGAGCGAAAAACTTTCAAGCATCGGCCTGCTCGCGGCTGGCGTCGCTCATGAAGTGAACACGCCGCTGACAGGCGTTTCCAGCTACACGCAAATGCTGCTCGGAATGATACCCGAGACCGATCCGAAGCACGCCCTCCTGCAGAAAATGCAGCGCCAGACGGACCGTGCCTCGAACATCGTGGGAAATCTACTTAATTTTTCCCGTACCGGCAATGCTGAGGAGTTTGGCGAGATCCAGATCAACAAGCTCTTGAATGATACGCTTCAGCTGCTCGAACCTCAGCTTCGCAAATCGAGTATCGAGATCGTTAAGGAATACTCAGAAGATCTGCCGATGATCTCAGGCAGCGGCGGTAAATTGCAGCAGGTGTTCACCAATCTTATTCTCAACGCTCGCGATGCGATGTTTGAGAACGGTACCATCAGGCTCCGCACTTTCGCCGGAAACGACTACGGCGTGGTTATCGAGGTGATCGACAACGGACAGGGAATCCCGACCGCGAATCTCAAAAAGGTCTTCGATCCGTTCTTCACCACCAAGGGCGTCGGAAACGGAACGGGCCTCGGACTTGCCGTGTCGTACGGCATCGTTCAGGAACACAATGGAGCGATCGAAGCTTTCAGTGCTGAGGGTGAAGGAACGACTTTTCGCCTTATCTTTCCGGCCGCAAAGGATGCTATCAAACAAAGAGCGGTAAGCTAA
- a CDS encoding carboxypeptidase regulatory-like domain-containing protein: MLFSTRTQQLLLTTFVMLMAIGVAPASSSAAINVTVEKAGPLGVVRGFVRDDSGSPIADAAVAIFHSGTTKLLKQVTAGRDGSFLAKIVPGTYTVLAVAQGFNPSYIFGVDVGRSTEISYGFKLERAGNGNTLPEKRLDKNSSKWRIRAAQMQRAIYQNQEGSTPIDDDAVAENDDTDDRTVHRKGQTVFETYFAGSDRGSYSGINFATFIPVGETTDFVVAGQTGIGGRSPQRLETSLKLNPIDGHQLRFNSSVAKLGNVAVGNETKQLGQISIQGLDEWKIREGVILVYGLDYSRFFSGSDDSSLSPRVGLQFDINAKTRLRSAFTTQTEEKTWANAIDLEGQNVAFSDPVAVEDLVVEYGKPQINRSRRLEFGIERIIDNRSSVEANVFFDTTLGRGVGINSFAIDNLGGDGFGDFVANQQGRAQGVRVVYSRRVSDILSASVGYSAGNGQKLSNGAAVTSPSKLFENDFFQTFFAQLAADLKTGTSVRTIYRLSPQATVFAIDPFKGRLAIYDPGLSVFVTQSLPTLGLPIRAQAIVDARNIFDFQSGVFGEEGGLRLNAHRRMVRGGIQVRF, from the coding sequence ATGCTTTTTTCTACACGGACACAACAACTGCTCCTGACGACATTTGTGATGCTGATGGCGATCGGCGTCGCACCTGCTTCTTCGTCTGCGGCCATTAATGTGACAGTAGAAAAGGCCGGACCGCTCGGTGTCGTCAGAGGATTTGTTCGTGACGATAGCGGAAGCCCGATCGCTGATGCTGCTGTCGCGATCTTTCATTCAGGTACAACAAAACTTCTAAAGCAGGTTACCGCGGGACGCGACGGTAGTTTCCTGGCCAAGATCGTTCCTGGCACGTACACGGTTCTCGCGGTCGCCCAAGGGTTTAATCCGTCCTATATTTTCGGTGTTGATGTTGGACGTTCTACTGAGATCAGCTACGGTTTCAAACTGGAACGAGCAGGAAACGGTAATACGCTTCCTGAAAAACGCCTCGACAAGAACAGTTCCAAATGGCGGATACGTGCCGCGCAGATGCAGCGGGCTATCTATCAGAATCAGGAAGGCAGCACGCCGATCGATGACGACGCTGTAGCGGAAAATGACGATACAGATGATCGCACGGTCCATCGCAAAGGGCAGACGGTTTTTGAGACTTATTTCGCGGGTTCCGATCGTGGCTCCTACTCGGGTATAAATTTTGCGACCTTCATTCCGGTCGGCGAAACCACGGATTTTGTAGTTGCTGGCCAAACCGGAATTGGCGGACGTTCGCCGCAACGGTTGGAAACTTCGCTGAAGCTAAATCCGATAGACGGGCATCAGTTACGATTCAATTCGTCGGTCGCGAAACTCGGAAACGTCGCGGTCGGTAATGAAACAAAACAGCTCGGCCAGATCTCGATACAAGGCCTCGACGAGTGGAAGATCCGCGAAGGAGTGATCCTGGTATATGGCCTCGACTACTCACGGTTTTTCAGCGGCAGCGATGACTCGTCGCTTTCTCCGCGAGTGGGGCTGCAGTTCGATATAAACGCAAAGACTCGCCTGCGCAGTGCCTTCACCACCCAGACCGAAGAAAAGACCTGGGCAAACGCGATCGATCTCGAAGGGCAGAATGTTGCGTTTTCAGACCCGGTTGCCGTAGAAGACCTTGTCGTGGAGTATGGCAAGCCGCAGATCAATCGCAGCCGCAGGTTGGAATTTGGGATCGAGCGAATAATCGATAACCGGTCAAGCGTAGAAGCCAACGTATTTTTTGACACAACGCTTGGGCGCGGCGTCGGTATCAATAGCTTTGCTATCGATAATCTCGGCGGCGACGGTTTTGGTGACTTCGTTGCTAACCAACAGGGCCGGGCTCAAGGAGTTCGGGTCGTTTATTCTCGCCGCGTTAGTGATATTTTATCGGCTTCGGTCGGTTATTCAGCTGGAAATGGTCAAAAGCTATCGAACGGGGCGGCGGTTACCTCACCCTCCAAACTCTTTGAAAACGATTTCTTTCAGACGTTTTTCGCTCAGCTTGCGGCGGATCTAAAAACCGGAACCAGCGTCAGAACGATATATCGACTTTCGCCGCAGGCGACGGTTTTTGCGATCGATCCCTTCAAAGGGCGGCTCGCCATCTACGATCCGGGTTTGAGCGTTTTCGTTACGCAATCGCTGCCGACTTTGGGGCTTCCGATCCGTGCCCAAGCGATCGTTGACGCACGAAATATTTTCGATTTTCAATCGGGTGTCTTCGGTGAAGAAGGCGGCCTGAGGCTAAACGCTCACCGTAGAATGGTGCGTGGCGGCATCCAAGTTAGGTTCTAA
- a CDS encoding response regulator transcription factor, with protein MTFRRSILLYGVAMALLMGLLKFFEYRFFVRGLTLELYLGLVAVFFIALGAWIGWRLTHKKPVESVQTDGFTLDVERLKRLCITKREYEVLENIALGLSNQEIADKLFVSTSTIKTHLSSLFLKLDARRRTQAIQKAKELRILP; from the coding sequence ATGACCTTTCGTAGAAGCATTTTACTTTACGGCGTGGCGATGGCTCTGCTAATGGGGCTGCTGAAGTTTTTTGAATACCGCTTTTTTGTTCGCGGCCTGACGCTCGAACTCTATCTCGGCCTTGTCGCTGTCTTTTTTATAGCCTTAGGCGCGTGGATCGGTTGGCGGCTCACTCACAAAAAACCGGTCGAGTCAGTTCAGACCGACGGCTTTACGCTCGATGTCGAAAGACTAAAACGCCTCTGCATTACAAAACGCGAATACGAAGTTCTCGAAAATATCGCACTCGGCCTTTCGAATCAGGAGATCGCCGATAAACTTTTCGTTTCGACCAGCACGATCAAAACTCACCTCTCCAGCCTTTTTCTCAAGCTCGACGCCCGACGCCGCACGCAGGCGATACAAAAAGCCAAGGAACTTCGCATTCTGCCCTAG
- a CDS encoding DUF4199 domain-containing protein, with protein sequence MRKIVITYGLISGAIITSLFLISMYLWSKGIINFDNGEYFGYGSMLVALSMVFFGIKSFRDNQNGRKIGFWKGVLVGFLITLLASFVYASSWEVYMQVSPSNKFVEEYTEHYVSQLKQKGTPQAEIDKTMAEMASMMEMYKNPFIRFGMTLMEILPVGIIVTLLSAAILRKKEILAE encoded by the coding sequence ATGCGAAAAATTGTTATCACTTACGGCCTCATTTCCGGGGCTATCATCACGAGCCTTTTCTTGATCTCGATGTACCTTTGGTCAAAGGGCATCATCAATTTCGACAACGGCGAATACTTCGGCTACGGCTCGATGCTAGTCGCGTTGTCGATGGTGTTTTTTGGGATCAAATCATTTCGCGATAACCAGAACGGACGGAAGATCGGCTTCTGGAAAGGCGTTTTGGTCGGTTTCCTGATCACGCTGCTGGCATCATTCGTCTATGCATCGAGCTGGGAAGTTTACATGCAGGTCAGCCCGTCGAATAAGTTCGTCGAGGAATATACCGAACATTACGTCAGCCAGCTCAAGCAGAAGGGCACGCCGCAGGCTGAGATCGATAAGACAATGGCCGAAATGGCTTCGATGATGGAAATGTATAAGAATCCGTTCATTCGTTTTGGAATGACGCTGATGGAGATACTACCGGTCGGCATTATCGTGACCCTGCTGAGTGCCGCGATCCTGCGGAAAAAAGAGATTTTGGCTGAATGA
- a CDS encoding DUF421 domain-containing protein translates to MFTLDATATWAEKILRPMIVYAVLIVMIRLFGKRELAQLNPFDLVVILSISNTVQNAIIGQDNSLIGGLVGALALLFINYILARLKYASPTIELITEGGPKTLIKNGKQDAAALKSELLTKEDLDIIAHENGLEDRNDIDKLVLDPNGSFLVDGKDEIKDAKFKRDVLRKISELSEQLTELNALMQKPVGK, encoded by the coding sequence ATGTTCACATTGGACGCGACCGCGACATGGGCCGAAAAGATCTTGCGGCCCATGATCGTTTACGCGGTGCTGATCGTGATGATCCGCTTATTCGGCAAGCGCGAACTAGCCCAGCTCAACCCATTTGATCTGGTCGTGATCTTGTCGATTTCGAATACTGTTCAAAACGCAATAATAGGCCAGGATAATTCGCTGATCGGCGGCCTCGTTGGAGCCCTCGCGTTGCTGTTTATAAACTACATCCTCGCACGCCTTAAATATGCGTCACCGACGATCGAATTAATAACTGAAGGCGGGCCTAAAACACTCATCAAGAACGGCAAGCAAGATGCAGCCGCGTTGAAGAGTGAACTGCTGACGAAAGAAGACCTCGATATCATCGCCCATGAAAATGGCCTCGAGGATCGCAACGACATAGACAAACTTGTTCTCGATCCCAACGGTTCATTCCTCGTTGACGGAAAAGATGAGATCAAGGATGCAAAATTCAAACGCGATGTTTTGCGCAAGATCAGCGAGCTTTCCGAACAATTGACTGAACTAAATGCACTAATGCAGAAACCTGTGGGCAAGTAA